The Populus nigra chromosome 14, ddPopNigr1.1, whole genome shotgun sequence genome has a segment encoding these proteins:
- the LOC133672721 gene encoding sugar transport protein 10-like gives MAGGAFVGPSTGGNYEGRVTTFVITTCLVAAMGGLIFGYDIGISGGVTSMDSFLKKFFPSMYHKENEDHRESMYCKFDSHWLQLFTSSLYLSALVASFFSSTVTRLFGRKISMLSGGLVFLVGAFLNGAAANVAMLILGRLLLGVGIGFANQSVPIYLSEMAPAKIRGALNIGFQMAITIGILAANLINYGTSKIKEGYGWRISLALAAVPAIMMIVGSFFLPDTPNSILERGHPEKAKKMLQRIRGTNNVEAEFQDLAAANELAKRVEHPWKNILQPRYRPQLVICILIPFFQQITGINVINFYAPVLFKTLGFGDDASLMSAVITGMVNVVCTAVSIYSADRFGRRILFLEGGIQMIICQILVAVMIGINFGTNGVGNMSGSTADFVLFLICAYVAAFAWSWGPLGWLVPSEICPLEIRSAGQAINVSVNMFFTFLIGQFFLTMLCHLKFGLFLFFAGFVVIMTVFIYFFLPETKNVPIEEMNTVWKAHWFWGKYIPDDAVIGGQNLKELTA, from the exons ATGGCTGGAGGAGCTTTTGTTGGGCCAAGTACGGGGGGGAACTATGAAGGTCGTGTCACTACCTTCGTTATCACCACCTGTTTGGTTGCTGCCATGGGTGGTCTCATTTTCGGTTATGACATTGGTATCTCAG GTGGGGTGACTTCTATGGACTCATTTCTCAAGAAATTCTTCCCATCTATGTACCACAAAGAGAACGAAGATCATCGAGAGAGCATGTACTGCAAATTTGATAGCCACTGGTTGCAATTGTTCACATCTTCTCTCTACCTTTCTGCTTTGGTAGCCTCCTTCTTTTCCTCTACGGTTACCAGACTATTCGGCCGTAAAATCTCTATGTTGTCTGGAGGGTTGGTCTTCCTTGTTGGTGCCTTTCTTAATGGTGCTGCCGCCAATGTAGCAATGCTTATACTTGGTCGTTTGTTGCTTGGTGTTGGTATTGGCTTTGCTAATCAG TCTGTTCCAATTTATCTATCTGAAATGGCACCAGCAAAGATTAGAGGAGCGCTTAACATTGGTTTCCAAATGGCCATTACAATCGGTATCCTAGCTGCAAATCTCATTAACTACGGAACATCAAAGATCAAAGAAGGATATGGCTGGAGAATTTCTTTGGCTCTTGCAGCTGTCCCCGCTATAATGATGATTGTTGGATCATTTTTCCTTCCAGACACTCCCAATTCTATCCTTGAGAGAGGCCACCCCGAGAAAGCGAAGAAAATGTTGCAAAGGATTCGCGGCACGAACAATGTTGAAGCAGAATTCCAAGACCTTGCAGCCGCAAATGAGCTTGCGAAGAGAGTGGAACACCCATGGAAAAACATTTTGCAGCCAAGATATAGGCCTCAGCTTGTCATTTGCATATTGATTCCATTCTTCCAGCAAATTACTGGAATCAATGTCATCAATTTTTATGCACCTGTTCTCTTTAAGACCTTGGGTTTCGGAGATGATGCTTCACTTATGTCTGCAGTCATCACGGGCATGGTTAATGTTGTCTGTACAGCTGTTTCCATCTACTCAGCTGATAGGTTTGGGAGAAGAATTTTGTTCCTTGAAGGAGGCATTCAGATGATTATTTGCCAG ATACTTGTTGCAGTCATGATAGGCATCAACTTTGGAACAAATGGTGTAGGAAACATGTCAGGTAGCACAGCCGACTTTGTATTGTTCTTGATCTGTGCTTATGTTGCAGCATTTGCCTGGTCTTGGGGTCCATTGGGATGGCTAGTGCCTAGTGAAATCTGCCCTCTTGAGATTAGATCAGCGGGGCAAGCAATCAATGTCTCAGTCAACATGTTCTTCACTTTCCTCATTGGCCAGTTCTTCCTAACCATGCTCTGCCACTTGAAGTTTGGTCTATTCTTGTTCTTTGCTGGCTTTGTTGTTATCATGACCGTCTTCATTTACTTCTTCTTGCCCGAGACAAAGAATGTCCCAATTGAAGAAATGAACACTGTTTGGAAGGCACATTGGTTCTGGGGCAAGTACATCCCTGATGATGCTGTCATTGGAGGCCAAAACTTGAAGGAGCTGACTGCGTGA
- the LOC133672722 gene encoding thioredoxin X, chloroplastic, which produces MDKIIFSSTSTPLSTSSLPPLRTVTSTASLSSPKKLFLLRSTQSQRKLSSSSRRSTSFCKVHKSTTITCGAITEINESEFQNVVLHSDRPVLVEFVATWCGPCRLISPAMESVAQEYGDRLTVVKIDHDANPKLIKEYKVYGLPALVLFKDGKEVPESRREGAITKAKLKEYVDALLESISVA; this is translated from the exons ATGGACAAGATTATCTTCTCGAGCACTTCTACTCCTTTATCCACCTCTTCTCTTCCTCCACTTCGTACAGTTACTTCCACAGCTTCTTTATCTTCTCCAAAGAAGCTCTTCTTGTTACGTTCGACTCAAAGTCAAAGAAAACTATCCTCTTCTTCAAGAAGGTCAACTAGCTTCTGTAAAGTTCACAAGTCTACTACAATAACATGTGGAGCTATTACAGAGATTAACGAAAGTGAGTTTCAAAATGTTGTCTTACATTCTGACCGTCCAGTTCTTGTTGAGTTTGTGGCAACCTGGTGTGGTCCTTGTAGGTTAATATCTCCTGCCATGGAATCTGTGGCTCAG GAATATGGGGATAGATTGACGGTTGTTAAGATCGATCATGACGCGAACcccaaattaattaaagagtATAAGGTCTATGGATTGCCTGCTTTGGTTCTTTTTAAAGATGGGAAGGAAGTGCCTGAAAGCAGAAGGGAAGGTGCAATTACAAAGGCAAAACTTAAAGAATATGTTGATGCTCTCTTGGAGTCCATATCAGTTGCATAG